ATATAGCAGACGAAATCCAAGCAGAACCTGCTTTTCTCTGCGGCGATGTCAGAATCTGTTCCCGCGCCGAGGTTTGTTTCGGCTCCTGCGCATTCCTCTTGTACAATTGGTATATGATCAGGCTGAATACCAGTCCCCATGCAATAATTCCATACGGTATGTTTATATTGTTTGCTATCGGGCTCTGGAAAACACCGGCAATGGCAGCGTTTGCCTGTTGGCCGAAGAGCGATATAATCCCTGCGGCGCCGATAATGAAAGGAAACAAATTATTAGTGGAGAATGCCAGTCTTGTTCTTAAAGAAGGCGCTTCTGATCTTAACTGTAATTCTTCCGGGAGCGCCTGCTGGACAATGCTGTTACTTATACTGCTGGTAAATTCATTCAAGGCCCCTGGTCGTGAACCTTTATTATAAAACTTAACCCACGGTCCTGCATACCGGCTAAGATTATTTCTTAAAAGCTGCCTTGTCGGGGGGTAAGCTTCAGGACGTGTTTTTTCCATATAATATTTGTAATGAAGCATTGCTAAAAGCAATGAGGAAATATCGTTGGATTTATTTTCAAGCAGTTTTGAAATGTCAGGCTCTGTTAATGCCAAGAGTTCCCCAACAGGCACCCCAAAAGCATGAGACAATAATCGCGCTTGCATAGGATCCCTGCTGGCCCAGGCCAGGATAGTCTTCGCGCTGCGCGGCTGGATCATAAACAGGCTTTTTGCCGGCCCGTTTTTATCCTGCGCGCGGTTTTCTAATTTATCACTTTCGTGAATGGCGGTTAAAAGCAAAAGGACCGCCATGTCTTCCTGGTAATCTGCATTCTTATCAGCGTAAACCACCTTAGAGCAAATTCTTGTAAATCCATATAACCTGTTTATCTCGCCCCTTAGGGCGGCTGCATATTGCGCTTCTGATATCTTGAGTTGCGCGGTAACTTCAGATCTATCCTGATATAACTTTGCTTTTGGGCCTTCTTTCTTCAAACGTCTGTCTATATGCTTTGCTGCTTTCTGCAGGAATATATACGCTCCATTTGATGCTTTTACCTTATCCGTATCGACATATTCGCCTTTCAACAACATAAATTCTATGACGGTTTTAACTTCTCCCAGGTGCTGGCCCGTAACTATATAATTGCGCAAGACTTCTTTTTTCTGCTCATTGCTTAATTCAACGCCCTGGGGAAGGTTTATACTGTAGCCATTGGGCGTTTCTTGAATAACTAATCTGGCGAACTGATTATTGTAGGAGAAATCTATTACTATAGATCTGCTTACTGTCCAATTCTTTGACTCGTATTCGAGTTGAACGGCCGGGCCGGAAATTGTCGGCGCGGGGGCAATTGCTGCAGGCACGGACGGCTGCGGTGGTTGTGTCGCCATATACAAATTTTTGATAACAGGAGTTATTGCTGCAATCGCTATTAAGGCCGGAAATGCCATGGCGCATATTGCAGCAATCAGTCTGATCCTGACAGCGCCTATATTCCTGCCTTTTGTAGTAACAACCGGCCGAGCAGAAGGCATCGCTGTCTCCTGTGTCAGCGTTTTAGGGGCTGCGAGGTCTTCAGCCGCAAGCTGTGATTTTGCTCTTTCAAGCGTCGCGTCATCCCACGTAAGGACTTTTATAAAGACATATGCCTGGGCGGCGTATTTGCGGATCCCTGCCGCATATCTATCCAGGTCTGCATCATTTTTTGCGCCAATGTAAAGCTCAAGGTATGACTTATAGACAGCTATTGCATTACCGAATATATCGGCATAAGCGGGCGGATCGAATTCATCCGGGGTCTGGGCCCTGCCTGAACCTGCCGATGTTTCATATCGGCCTTTGCGCGGAGTGCCCTCTATCGCATATTGAACAAGATATTCATGATATTTTCGCAATACTTCGGCATCGGTTAGTTTATCAAATTCTGTTTTAAGCTCATTTACCAGCCCAACCTCATTCTCAACTTCCGACAGCCTTATTGTTTCCAGCCGTATTATAAGCTTATTCAACAGGATCATCATCCCGCGATCGTTCTGGTAATTTTCGTCTATTGATACGCCTTCTGCTTCAAGCGCTTTTACTACAGATCCCGTTGTAATGTACTTACCATCTCCAAAGTGGGAGTAAAACGCTGCTGTGCGATCCGTAGCCAACCTGCTCGCAACGGCATCGATCATTGTTTCTGAAGGTATTTGCGCGGGGGCCGGTTCGGCTCGCAACTCTTCCAGTTCTGTTTTAAAATCCACTCGGGCCTTATTGGCTAAAGCAAAAAGCCGATCAAATTCTCTTTTCCCTACCTCAACATCGTCTGTTTTGAAATTATACGCGCGCTTCCTCAAGGAATCTTTTTCCTGAATAGCGCCTTTAGCGATGTCGGCGCGCATAATAAGATTTTCTATGGCAACTATGTCTCGCTCTCTTATGCGCCTCTCCAAAGCATGCCTAATGGCGCGTATCTGTCTTATAATAGGTATAACATCCGGCTTGCTTGGCTCGGTCAGCAGTTGCTGAGCCGGAGCTGCTTCCACTGCCAGCGGCTCACCACCGACTCTGACGACCGCCTCTGTAGACGTATTTCTATGAACAGAGACCGTCCTTAACATGCCTTCGACAGTTCTTGGACTGGGGGTAGGAATAACCCATGTGCCGGCTAATTGCTTATCACCCATATCTATTCTGCCGCGTACGGATTTCTTAACCGCGCTCTTCTCATCGCCTGTTAACCCATTATAGAATTGCTTCCTGTTGGCTACCCTTGAAAATTCCGTATCAAAATCTTTTTTAGCTTTATTTTTATTCATTCCCTCTGTGATCGATTCGACCAGCATATCCTTTGTGGCCGATTCTACCTTAGCGAGCCGATCCTCTATCGATATGGACTGCGTACCTTTGGCCGCGAGTGTCCGCTTCATCCTCTCTTTAAATTTAACCATCTCTTCGGGTGCCGTTGCCCTATTTTCGATACTACCATCAGCATTTTTCAAAATCGTTCTGTAAATAGGTCTCGGCAATGCGAATACCGTCTCCCCTCCCGGTGGGTAAGACGGTTCAGAAATCAGGCCCTTTGCCTTTAAAGATTCATACGCGTTCGTATACCCTGCCAGCCACAGCTTCTTAACACTCTCGACATCCCTGTTTTCTATGGCAGCCTGGCCTAAGCTTGTGATAATGGCGTCTAACAGAAAGCTTTGGGCTTGTTTCGGATCGGCCATGCTATTCTTCAGATAGTTGTCAGACAACAGGCTGTACTCGCCTGTCTCAAGAAGGTCTTCATACGGCTCTTTTTTGTTTGTGAGTATAGCTACATACGGACGATCGCCTTTGGATGAATCGAATTTAGGCAGGATAACTATGTACGATGTCTCTTTCTGCTTTAGAAGTTGCGTCAGGCCTTTTGTGTGGTAACCGCCTGTGACAAGGGCCGCGACATTCTGGCCGGTAGCTTGCATCTTGTTTATGGTGTTGGTAAGTATCGCGGAGTTTCTCTCTTCCGCCGTTTTATAGAACGCCAGGGCAGGTTGTATATTCTCGAATATAACGCCAAGGTCATAGCCGCCATCGATTGCGACGCCGTATTTGGACAAACCTTCTCTGATAAGGCCGGCTACCGATGCGGCGTCCACTCTATTCTTATTCGCGACCAGCTCTTCCAGGTCACCGTTGGTCAGCTTCAATTCATAAAGGTCTTTTACAAGAGAAACGAACCTTGAGAAATCATGCAGCTTGCGCTGGTAATCATTCGTAAAAAGCTTCTCTTTTATAGAGTCCTCGAATTTCCTTACCTCTTCAAATATCTCGACAAGGTCTATCGATTCGTAAAGCGATATGTATTCTGTGTAGGTGATAAGGCCTTTGTACGGATCCGGAGCTATACCGTATCTTTGGGCAAGCTCCTGCAGGTATATATAATATTCGCTCTGCGAGATCTTATTCATTTTGAACGATAAGCTTTTCAGGACCAGCTGCTCCAGGTCCTGCTTCAGCATCTTCTTGCTTAGCACATCTATGAGAGCGTCACGTTCTTTGTTCGCCTTTTGGAAATTTATCTTCTTCTCTAATTTCAGAGACTCAACAAGCTTCGCGAGATTCTCGTATCTGGTGTAGCTTATACCGTATCTGGCGGCTAATGTATTTACGAGTTCCCATCTATCGCTAAAACTGATCTTGCCGTCCTTGTGAAGGACCGAGTTGCTCTCCAGGGCCATCAAATCTTTTGAATAGGCCTTCTCTTTCAGGCTGTTAAGATTCGCTGTAAGGCTGGCTATATCCTTTCTGGTAAGCTCATTAATGTCATGGATTTTTCTAAACTGCTCCACGTTTTCAAGATAGAGCGGCTTGTCTTCGATACCGTAAAGCGCAACTTCGTGATCCGATGTGATCGAAAAGAATTCACCCGCGGAAAGCTTGCCTTTCTTCATGAAATATTTCGCGGTATTCTTGCGGATCTCTTCATCGGGGAATGTCTTCAGGATGGATGTATCGATATAGCCTTGAGAACCTTCTATGGCTACCAGCTTTAGGTCATAGTTAGTTACTAATGAGTCGAGTATGGACACTATGGATTCTTGAGCTGCTAATGAGGCGTGGGCGTCCTGGATGTTGATGATGGTCTTATCGCCGCCGTTGGTGGATTTGTAAACTTCCTTAGTAACGGCGACATCTTTGGGAATGGCTATCCCGCCTTGAGGCGTGACCGGCTGGGGCTTTAAAGCAAAATTCCCGTTTTGTCCTTTCGACCAAACGGGAGATCCTTCCTGCGCCCAGACTAAATCCTGATTAACAAAACATACTATCAAAATAAGCGCAATGGCCCGGATCCACTTTTTATTCCGCGCGCTCTGCCAGTCCATGATAAGAGACTTGCGGCCAAGCTCTTCGCGGGTGGATATCGGGTCCAAATGACTAAAAACCGATAGCGATATTTTTTGAACCGAATCTCTTCGGCTCCGCCAAGCAAACATTTTTTTGATTACCCTTCATAAAAATGTTGTGTTAAGAACTGCCTTTTTGTTTCTATTACATAAAAAGTATAACATATATATAATATAGAGTCAATGCATGGTATTTGGCTTTTTTGTGTTTTAACTATATTGCAACACATTGAAATACAATGCGTTACAATTATTATGAGTGTATTCTATTAGGCGTGTAAAAAAGTAGGTCTTGACACTTCCAAATTCCTATCCCCAAACCGTTTTACCCACCGGGTGGGTAAAACGGTTTGGTGGTATCAAATATTTTTTAAAATACTTTGCAACAATTTTGGCACTTTTTACGTCTTATATAGTAGGGACCTATTACCCACCGGGAGGGTAAATAATGGTAAGTGGATGATAATTAAACAAAGGAGGTTGTATGCCGCGAAGAATAGTGCCATTAGTAAAAAATGAAGTGTATCATATTTTTTCTCGAAGCATAGCGGAGTTTGTAATCTTCAACAATAATGAGGAATACAGAAGAATGATGGAAACGATAAAATTTTATAACACCACAAAGCCTCCTTGTAAATTTTCTATTTACAAGGAGTTGGCCGCACCAAATAATGAGCCTGGTGGGAAGGAAAAATTGGTAGACATACTGGCTTACTGCCTGATGCCGACTCATTTTCACATGGTATTAAAAGAAACAGACTATGGGAACATAACAAAGTTCATTCATTCGGTATTAAATAGCTACAGCCAGTACTTTAATACAAGACATCTACGGCACGGCCCATTATGGCAAAGCAGATTTAAAAATGTACTGGTCAAAGATGATATTCAGCTGCTTCATGTTACCAGATATTTGCACCTAAATCCTGTAACTGCTTTCATTATAAACTCTCCCGACGGGTGGAAATATTCATCATATATGGAATATATGGGTTTACTTGAAGATTCGGACAAGATTTGTAATTTTTCACAATACATAGCTATCGAGAAGAAATCATATGAGAAATTTGTTAAGGACAGGATTGGATATCAGCGGGATCTGGCAATGATCAAAGCACATTGTTTGTAGTAAACCGTTTTACCCACCGGGTGGGTAAAACGGTTGGGTGGTTACGCTTTTTGTTTTTCGTGGCGGAGGAATTCTAATTCTTTTTTGAGCGGCTCCCAGTATTCTATGTCCTTACTACGCTCGGCCATCTCTTCTTTTTGGAGTTCTAACTTAAGCTGTTCCATGTTTTGTACAATAGCCAGCGAAAGAAGCGGTCTATTTGTAACTGTTTCTTTCGTTTCTTTAGGATATTTCCCAGTAATCTCTATCAAAAGTTCGGCACTCCTGCATTCGCGAAGCCACCACCTGACCTGTTCATCCGTAGGCTTAACCCTATTTAAAGCTATGTCATTTTCCACAAGACGCTTTAACATCAGCCAGTCTTTATCGCGTTGTGTCTTTTTGCTCTGAACAAGATCCCGCAACGAAATAATATCTATGCCGCCATTATTTTTAACCCTTATTGTTTTCCGTCGGGCCCATAGTTTTTCAAATCCCTCACACCCTCTCAACTTGGCTATTAAATCCACCCGTAGGCCTTCCACGCCCTTCGCGGCGCAACGAAAATGACAGGCGTGACCGCGCTCTAAATATTCGATTTTAAGCGGTGGAAAATAGATGGAGGTTGCCTGCAGATGTTTCAGCGCTTTTTGCAAATGTTCGAGATTCTCATATGTGGCGAGTATCACAAAATCTGAATCCCTGCTAAATTCAGCGGCTCCGTAAATAATACAGGCCTGCCCACCAATTAAAAGGCACTTAACCTGATATTTCTTGAGCGTAGAAAGGACTTTGAGGATCGGGTTCGGGGTCAAGATCTCCTCCTAATGATATATAGAGTTTCCATAACTTGGTTGTTTCCAAGAGCCTTTTGGCGGGGGTAAGACTAAGCCATTCCTTGTCTTCGTCGATAAACGACCCTGACAATTCTATTGCTTTCTGTTTTTTCATGCGCTCACCTGATATTTACCGAATAAATTATACCACATATTCACAAAATCTCAATCATAACCGTCTTACCCACCGGGTGGGTAGGATGGTTAAAGGATATTATTGATGGATTGCCATGGTAAAGCAAAAATTTTTTCACTTAACTTAGTCTTTCGGGGAACCTGGCAAACAAGAAAACCTTGCGTTGCTGATCTGTATTCAGAAAGGAAAACCTCCAGGTGGCGTATGTCACTCGACGTGGGGTTTCCGGTCAGCTTAACTTCCAGAGGAGTATAGATCCCATCCGCGTCAATGATCCAATCGACTTCAGGGCCATCAGGATCCCGCCAAAATCGAATCTTTACTCCATGCCCCTTTGTATGCGCGGATCTTAAAAGCTCGAGACCAATAAATTGCTCAAATATCTTTCCCATGGTATCGCGCGAAGGCTTTGTCCCCTCACGCGCGGCAAGACGACGTACTCCCAGATCAAAAAACAGATATTTTTCAGATTTAGTAAGTTTTTTTCTGGTCTTGCTTTGAGTTAATGGCTCTACTCGTTCGGCTATAAGACAATCCTCTAATATTTGATAATAGGCACCTATAGTGGTATGAGAAACACCTATCTCCTGTGATAATTTTCTTAAATTTATGATACCTCCGGATTCGGAAGCCGAAAGCTCTAAAAATCTCGCAAAATCCCCTAAATTCCTCACAACAGCTTCGGCGCGAACTTCTTCTTCCAAATAGGTTGTCACGTAAGCTTCCAGATCGGTTTCTCTATCTGAAAGCGACTGAACGGCAAGTATTCCGGGTAATGATCCATAAATGAGCAGCTCATTTAAATCTTTAGCGGGGAATTCCAGTAAATTAAACGGATCCAGCCGGAACGCGACAACACGCCCGGGCAGGAGATTAATCTCGGCCCCCCTGCGAAGCCTGCGAGCGCTTGAACCTGTAAGTATAAAGTTGGCTCTATCCCGGTCGATTAGATCCTGGACAACATCCAAAATAACCGGCACTTTCTGAACTTCATCTAAGATAACAAGTGGGCGTTTGTCGGATTCTGCGGCAATTAGAGATTCCACTTCTCCTTTTAGGAGATGCGGCGACTTTTCATACCGCTGTCTTACGTCCGGCTGCACGAACGAAATCGATAAATCGTATTTAAACTGACGGGTTAATGTCGTTTTTCCTACTTGCCGCGCGCCGAGCAAAAGAACGCTCTTATTCCGTTCAAGAGTATGTCTAATCCTCCCATCCAAGAGTCTTTTAATGTATTTCATGGTTTAAATTATCGCCGAAAATGGATGACTTGTCAACAAAATTCTTATAAGCCATCTTACCCACCGGGTGGGTAGGATGGTTTAGAGTGATTTGGCGGTGGCGTTGAGGGCTGAGAGGAATTCGTTGATTATCTTGCCTATATTAATTTTCGTTATGACGCGCAGCCAACCGCCCAGGGTATTTTTGATCTGATTCAAAGTTCTTACGGTTTCAGCAGAACAATCTTCGGTAGCTACCGCCGTGGGCTTATCCTGTGCCGCGAGCCTCTGGATAAAGCGTATCAATTCCACCATCAATGCCGCCGCGGCTACATTCCTGGAATTGCCTTCCAGGGCCGCAGATTTCTTATCCGCGATGAGGAAGTTGGACATGTTATTTATTTCTTTCTCCGGAGCGGACGCGAATGTCCTGTAATGGCTTGTTACAGAACCTATGTCGGATTCCATGAGCGCATATGCTATGTGGGAATTGGGAACAAGCTGGTCTATCGATGCCCTTGCCTTGCCGACGATATCCGGTTCTCCGTCTGGAATTCTTATTATATTGACGTTGGCTTTTGTAATTATATCTTTAGCGGATTCTTGAACTATCACGAAATAATTAATCGGTGAATCTGCTGAAGCCGTACTCTCTATGGCATCGGCCACTTCCCGGTAGCTATAAGCGCCTCTTCTCGCGTCTACAACGACCGCGAGTTTACCCTGGAAGACACCGGCCTCTTTCAGCAATCTTGTGAGTTTATCAAGTATCGCATAGCTCGACATGGAGGTCCCTGACGGGCCCATAGCAGCAAGATCTGCCCGGAGCTTCTCGAGTTCCCGCAAATATATATCCTTTACGCCTCTGGCCGCGGCACGTTTCACGAATTTCTCGCCTCTTAATATCCCTAAAAGGGCGGACAACCCTTCCCCAAGCTCTTGCATTTCGGAGATCGTGCTTGATATATTTTCTCTATAGAGAACGGCGCTTATGCCTGCCGCGGTTTCGCGGCTAAAGGTATGCGTGTTGACCCACGAACCGAATGTAGGCATTGTATCTGTTATGGCAATACTTATCGGGACTATCCTGGAGCCGGCTATTACATATACAGCATTATTTCCGAAATATCCTTTTGCATAATTTTCTCTGTCGGCATCAAACTCTCTATCGTCTTCGGCTTCCGCTGGATGTGTATGTATGTAGATATAGCTGCCTTGCGCATGTATGGTCTGATTACAATTAAAGTATTCCACCGCTCCATTCTTATTAAACGAGACCTCTGATTTTGTTCCATATTCGACTGTACCGTCGGAGGTTCTTATGGTAATGGCTGCTTCGGTACTTACAGCGCTCATAATATTTATCGCTTCTCGAGCGACTTTCAGGTCTTCTCTGCCTGCCGATATTTTGACATCTAATTTATCGAGTATGGCTTCCTTAAGATTGACCCCTTTATCGCTACCCTCCACCGTGAATACTTCCGCACCTACAGTTACGGTTACGGTCTGGCCGGCCATTACAGTACCTGCCTTGGCATTTATAATAGCTTTGGCCATCTTCTGTTTTTCTGTAGCAGATATCGTAACACCGGTCTGCTGTGTGAAGCGCTCCACTACAGATGAGGCGTCTATTGACATGGCCTGGCTTCTCCCTATAATATTCACGTTCTGCATAGGCGCGACCGCGCTCGTGCCGAATGCGCTTGTTCCGACGACCGGCGCAATAGGCGAACTGATTGCGCGCCCAGGCGCGAGTTCTTTCACCGCGCCAATACCCAGATTTCGCAACCATCCTCTTGTTTCGCCTCCTGCAGGCAATAGACGCGTTTCAACATTTATCGGCATGTTAACTAAGAATTTATCGGCACTTGGGAATTCAGCCGCGAAGCTTTTGGGATTTACGGCACGCAGCCCTATAGCCTGCGCAACAGCTTCGGGTAATATACCCTTTAGGCCTTCTCCTAATTTGGTAATTCTATGATTAGCTACATTAACTTCTTCCGGCTTCATGCCAAAGGCGCCAAAACCAGCTACAACAATCTCCTGAATCGCCCTATCGCTACCTGCTTGTCTTAATTGCGAGGTTATATTATATCTCTTGTCAAGGACATGACCTACTTCATGAGCAATAGCCTCATCGATATTTTTAGAATACCTCAACGTGGCACGCCTCTCCATAACTCCTGTTGCCGCATTGACTCTGGCATCAGCGTCAATTCCTCCTAAGTTAACGAGTTTGTCTGCCCGCCGATCCCATTCTTCATTAGGCACAACTTTTATTGTCACTCCATGCATTTTCGCAAAATCTTCGCCGCTAATCGGCGCTACGGCTTTCGCGGCTGACTGCGGTCTTGCAATCTTGCCTAAAATTGCGATAAGACTGCCGACTGCGGCGACACCGCCCATTACAGCAAGCGCCATCGGGCTTATGACTCCGGCTACGACACCGGCAACGAGCCCCACGACCGCAACTCCTGCAACCACAGCCAGTTGTGCAAATCCGCCTTCTCTCGCCGCAGGCCCGCGCGGCTCTTCTAACGCAGGGATAGCTTCCGCTGCTTTACGAACGGCGTGCAATACAGGGTGCGCCATTATTTGCAATGCAACAAAGTTACGGATATTCTGCGGTACTTTTATCTTGTTGTCTATCTCGCCCATTACTATCCATCCGACTATATCCGCGAACTGCTCTTCTCTCAACAGTTCATCCACAACCACCCTGCCTCTAAAATCTTTCTCAAATCCACTTGCCTTTTCCACCAGACCTATAAATCTTTCCTGGTTGGCTTTGTCTATGTTTCTCCAGACAAGATGGGCTACCTCATGCACGAGGTCTCCCGCATCGGCTCTGTTACTCAAGTCTAATCTATAAAATACATCGTTACCAACCCACTCACACTCAACTACTCTCCCGTTAATATCCATCGAACTGCCGTCTGGTTGCGCTACAACGCCGGCCTTACTTAACCCTAACTCGGCCAGGCCTCTCGCCACCTGGGTGTTGTCCAAAACTTTTACCAAAAGCTCAGGCGTTCCCGGATTTACTGTTATACCGAACCTGGATATTTCTTGCTCTGCGCCAGTCTTCTCGTACTTCGCGGGCTCGGGCACTGGCTGCTCGATAGTTACCGATGCTGCGACCGGTACAATATTATTCCTTAGTTCGTCTGAAAGCCTGGCTGATATCTTTTCGCCTATGCCACTTATAGTCTTAATGTTTTCTCTGAAATTGGCAGGAAACTCTGACAGCCATGCAACCGCCTCGCTATTATTCTCACTTGTAATCTCGGCAAGGTTAGCAAAATCTATTACTACGGCTCTTCCATCTATAATACCTATGTCTTTGAGTATATTGCCACTGGAACTGATAAGAGGGTTAAAGTATACTCTTTCTTTCCAAAGCATAGAAATAAGCTCCGCTGTTTTCTGCGTAACCTCCTTCTTTGTAATATTGTATTCACCCGGTTCGCTAAGCATCTCGAAGATGGTGGGAATAGCAGCTTGCTTTATCACCATTCTCGTCCCAAGCTTATTTCTAACCAGTTCATATCCAAGCACAAGACCTTTGGCAACAAGCGCCTTCGCCTGGACAAGGTTGTCTGCCCTAATTACCTCCTGCATAACCTTCTGCCTTGCCTCAACCGGCTTTACAAATGTTCTCGCATTTTGTTTTGAAATTGTTTCAACGGCAATGGCATGATAGCCTTCGGCAACTGCCTCCAGGCTGTTGAGATTATCCAATTCATCCCCTGTCATAATACTTGCCGCTATAGCATCTTCCTGCCTTAATTCTTCCGCCTTCTGCGCGTCGACACCAACCAACTTGTCAAACTTTACTACACCGCCCTTTTCCAGCGGCTCGAAGATATCCTTGTGGAACGCGGCCATCTCTTTGAGCGCACCTCTCTGTTCGCGAGTCAGTGTCTTTATCTTAGCGAGTTCTGTAAGTTTACCGCTTATGGGCAGGGCAGGCCAGTTCGAAACAGCATGCAATATTGCATCTACTTCTTCGAATTTAACCGTGTCCATGACGCCGTCACCTAATTGGATCTGCAGTATCCGATAAGCATTATAAACA
The window above is part of the Candidatus Omnitrophota bacterium genome. Proteins encoded here:
- a CDS encoding transposase encodes the protein MPRRIVPLVKNEVYHIFSRSIAEFVIFNNNEEYRRMMETIKFYNTTKPPCKFSIYKELAAPNNEPGGKEKLVDILAYCLMPTHFHMVLKETDYGNITKFIHSVLNSYSQYFNTRHLRHGPLWQSRFKNVLVKDDIQLLHVTRYLHLNPVTAFIINSPDGWKYSSYMEYMGLLEDSDKICNFSQYIAIEKKSYEKFVKDRIGYQRDLAMIKAHCL
- a CDS encoding ATP-binding protein is translated as MKYIKRLLDGRIRHTLERNKSVLLLGARQVGKTTLTRQFKYDLSISFVQPDVRQRYEKSPHLLKGEVESLIAAESDKRPLVILDEVQKVPVILDVVQDLIDRDRANFILTGSSARRLRRGAEINLLPGRVVAFRLDPFNLLEFPAKDLNELLIYGSLPGILAVQSLSDRETDLEAYVTTYLEEEVRAEAVVRNLGDFARFLELSASESGGIINLRKLSQEIGVSHTTIGAYYQILEDCLIAERVEPLTQSKTRKKLTKSEKYLFFDLGVRRLAAREGTKPSRDTMGKIFEQFIGLELLRSAHTKGHGVKIRFWRDPDGPEVDWIIDADGIYTPLEVKLTGNPTSSDIRHLEVFLSEYRSATQGFLVCQVPRKTKLSEKIFALPWQSINNIL